In Paramisgurnus dabryanus chromosome 7, PD_genome_1.1, whole genome shotgun sequence, the following are encoded in one genomic region:
- the LOC135757861 gene encoding uncharacterized protein has protein sequence MNTTRVTDCQDGSYMEGRRMALEMSLEHVLTEARKESKEQRQVSRPPIPKRVCLGLGKPRGRRGGRPKASATVPHNQIRDYLVNEELPAASLDPQVEFEKNMESLSAMMSESPEIQRAASSWTFRQQQAAQRWKEARPFHLKCLIQTQDVGQPFCSHCSKPAVVRCRECLPDQWFCETCDTSNHRRWPLHDRESVLEGFFKAIPPSTYFVGGEGGYTSHDQACILPTVRVTQKCPCEVPSITVSPGKAVILISINGRYDMHQPLFACQTCQQQWAPEFMDLVNSGYWPASTSSSTLYTLNLFSSVRELKIIAPALSRQAFAKLLEHRTKCGGRSGPVCGDTLQRSFLEFSYCAFEEDNLSCGAPFTCPACTPDMLAISVDGNRKLYRFLRNGSSDSSFFEGAFIAEDKSVSAFVDALHKAVKQLPGQGRCGSSSWTAAKETSRRTFKLDEEGMEVAVCRHGFLLKALNMFRGEIFAYPMYLHKELMSSKPRFIAMDVMCKYWPYLHKSANILPDLQGLTSIRPFLSVMHATAHSTKCEITWSGKNQEGAGSTAGEEVEQVNSYLSRCALTTKYMSKGARVDMLTIHAMAWNDKKNTTLHRALSARYVKTCQRLQEETASLAELKESLACTDEAVWVSDVREWAAGDTTGTSLEQSIEGRYLNLRQRKQALYRQNDSGKFRHRLRRKIAESKRLLVKDIETYNSHEPAMPIDLNEVEQSLSGDNPSPTWPWEVHGSAQIEDKLKVFNKAMLKMRLEEERTILVQEMAQHCSWLQRLQATLTRKTSEEDKRNKGLSCLCRRRLSEVSDLLKEVLLQYKAVLGPQGSAIELEENESDFSSPDTSENEEEECREELPGRCM, from the exons ATGAACACTACACGTGTCACCGACTGTCAAGATGGCAGTTACATGGAGGGGAGACGGATGGCTCTTGAAATGAGCTTAGAACATGTTCTGACGGAAGCCAGG AAAGAATCCAAGGAGCAGAGGCAAGTTTCCCGTCCGCCAATCCCAAAAAGGGTGTGTTTAGGGCTTGGCAAGCCAAGGGGGAGGCGTGGAGGGCGCCCCAAAGCCTCAGCTaccg TTCCACACAACCAGATCAGGGACTACTTGGTCAATGAAGAGCTTCCTGCAGCCAGTCTTGATCCTCAAGTGGAATTTG aaaaaaacatggagagcctctctgctatgatgTCTGAATCCCCTGAAATCCAGAGGGCAGCATCATCATGGACTTTCAGGCAGCAACAAGCCGCACAGAGATGGAAGGAGGCAAGGCCATTTCACCTTAAATGCCTCATCCAAACTCAGGATGTTGGCCAACCATTTTGTAGCCATTGCAGCAAGCCTGCTGTTGTAAG ATGCAGAGAGTGCCTACCAGACCAGTGGTTCTGTGAAACCTGCGATACCAGTAATCACAGGAGATGGCCACTCCACGATAGGGAGTCAGTCCTTGagggcttttttaaagctattCCCCCATCCACATATTTTGTAGGAGGGGAGGGAGGTTACACCTCACATGACCAAG CTTGTATTTTGCCAACGGTGAGAGTGACTCAGAAATGTCCCTGTGAAGTCCCTAGTATAACTGTGTCACCTGGCAAAGCAGTCATTTTAATTTCCATCAATG GGCGTTATGACATGCACCAGCCATTGTTTGCATGCCAAACATGCCAGCAGCAGTGGGCTCCAGAGTTCATGGACCTCGTGAACAGTGGATACTGGCCAGCTTCCACCAGCTCTTCTACTCTGTATACCCTCAATCTTTTCAGCAGTGTAAGAGAACTGAAAATCATTGCGCCGGCACTGTCCAGACAAGCCTTTGCAAAGCTGTTGGAACATCGTACAAAGTGTGGTGGGCGG TCAGGACCAGTATGTGGGGACACGCTGCAGCGCAGCTTTCTGGAGTTTTCCTATTGTGCTTTTGAGGAAGACAACTTGTCCTGCGGTGCACCTTTCACCTGCCCCGCTTGCACCCCAGACATGCTGGCAATTTCTGTGGATGGCAACAGGAAGCTATACCGGTTTCTTCGAAACGGAAG CTCTGACTCTTCATTTTTTGAAGGGGCATTTATTGCAGAAGACAAATCTGTGTCTGCATTTgttgatgccttgcataaagcTGTGAAACAG CTACCTGGACAAGGCAGATGTGGGAGCTCTTCGTGGACAGCAGCGAAGGAGACTTCTAGGAGGACCTTCAAGTTGGACGAAGAGGGCATGGAGGTTGCGGTGTGTCGGCATGGTTTCCTCCTTAAAGCACTTAACATGTTTAGAG GTGAAATCTTTGCCTACCCCATGTATCTGCACAAGGAGTTGATGAGTTCAAAGCCAAGGTTTATCGCCATGGATGTAATGTGTAAATACTGGCCATATTTACACAAATCAGCAAACATCCTTCCTGATCTCCAGGGGCTAACATCAATCAGACCTTTTTTAAGTGTCATGCATGCTACAGCACATTCCACCAAGTGTGAG ATTACATGGAGTGGCAAAAACCAAGAAGGAGCAGGGTCAACTGCGGGGGAGGAAGTTGAACAGGTGAACAGCTACCTCTCCCGCTGTGCATTAACAACCAAATACATGTCGAAAGGAG CACGTGTGGATATGCTTACCATCCATGCTATGGCCTGGAACgacaaaaaaaacactacactacATCGGGCATTGTCGGCAAGATATGTGAAG ACTTGCCAGAGGCTTCAGGAGGAGACTGCAAGTCTAGCGGAGCTTAAAGAAAGCTTGGCTTGCACCGATGAAGCAGTGTGGGTTTCTGATGTGAGGGAATGGGCAGCTGGTG ACACAACAGGTACTTCCCTTGAGCAGTCCATTGAGGGACGTTACCTTAACCTCAGGCAGCGGAAGCAGGCTCTGTACCGCCAAAATG ATAGTGGCAAGTTCCGTCACCGGCTGCGGAGGAAAATTGCTGAGAGCAAGAGACTGCTAGTGAAAGACATTGAGACCTATAATAGTCATGAGCCTGCCATGCCAATTGATTTAAATGAAGTGGAGCAGTCGCTATCAGGAGACAACCCATCCCCAACATGGCCATGGGAGGTTCATGGCAGTG CACAAATCGAAGACAagttaaaagtttttaacaaaGCCATGCTGAAAATGAGACTGGAGGAGGAAAGGACAATACTTGTTCAGGAGATGGCCCAGCACTGCTCATGGTTGCAGAGGTTGCAGGCAACTCTTACAAGAAAAACTTCAGAGGAAG ACAAGCGAAACAAGGGCCTTTCCTGTCTCTGCAGAAGACGACTGTCTGAAGTTTCGGATCTGTTGAAAGAGGTGCTCTTACAATACAAGGCTGTTTTAGGCCCTCAGGGCTCTGCTATAGAACTGGAAGAGAATGAAAGTGATTTCAGCAGTCCAGACACCAGTGAAAATGAAGAGGAGGAGTGCAG GGAGGAGCTACCGGGCAGGTGTATGTAA
- the LOC135757938 gene encoding uncharacterized protein isoform X2 encodes MVSNTKKCPNCPQVMPCATKVCKACGAEQPKKARLMKRLQALDKKKGEWVSNLKKNHNEAAMRDEAIILLEKLHAMGYKPLLLLQKKGNGKKPKIASLTPRCELDPLATQHLSKMAAFYELVCAGWKACEDTVLTLTLTPCDEQGTSGEARPEILVEEAEPEGLMEEAELEGPAVELTGLVAKAELEGPGVQAEGLVEKAGLEGHVEKAGLKGLMKEVEVKSPGIEDEGLMEEVGLEGSTMKNKDLVEEAELEGPAVETACLLEKVALKIPAVEAEALVEEAGEEDLPKKGSTGKRKQKSEAEMDKSKKKKKNCAYHTGLDVFPIRSALKERVRKGQRELLIDWEPCAA; translated from the exons ATGGTTTCTAATACAAAgaaatgccccaactgccccCAGGTCATGCCCTGTGCCACTAAGGTTTGTAAGGCCTGTGGGGCAGAGCAGCCCAAGAAGGCTCGCCTGATGAAGAGGCTGCAGGCCCTTGATAAGAAGAAGGGGGAGTGGGTTAGCAATCTTAAAAAAAACCACAATGAGGCAGCCATGCGGGATGAAGCCATCATTTTG CTTGAGAAGCTTCATGCAATGGGCTACAAGCCACTACTCCTCCTTCAGAAGAAAGGCAATGGAAAGAAGCCTAAAATAGCTTCCCTCACCCCAAGATGCGAGCTGGACCCGCTGGCAACACAACACCTCAGCAAAATGGCAGCTTTTTATGAGTTGGTTTGTGCAG GTTGGAAGGCGTGTGAGGACACTGTCCTCACCCTGACCCTCACCCCCTGTGACGAGCAGGGGACCTCAGGAGAGGCGAGGCCAGAAATTCTTGTGGAAGAGGCAGAGCCGGAAGGCCTCATGGAGGAGGCGGAGCTGGAAGGCCCCGCTGTGGAGTTGACAGGCCTTGTGGCGAAGGCGGAGCTGGAAGGTCCTGGTGTACAGGCAGAAGGCCTCGTGGAGAAGGCGGGGCTGGAAGGCCACGTGGAGAAGGCGGGGCTGAAAGGCCTCATGAAGGAGGTGGAGGTGAAAAGCCCCGGAATAGAGGATGAAGGCCTTATGGAGGAGGTGGGGCTGGAAGGGTCCACTATGAAGAATAAAGACCTTGTGGAGGAGGCGGAGCTGGAAGGCCCCGCTGTGGAGACGGCATGCCTTTTGGAGAAGGTGGCGCTAAAAATCCCTGCTGTGGAGGCTGAAGCCCTTGTGGAGGAGGCGGGTGAAGAAGATCTACCTAAAAAAG GGTCAACAGGGAAGAGAAAGCAGAAGTCAG AGGCAGAAATggataaaagcaaaaaaaaaaaaaaaa ATTGCGCCTACCACACAGGCCTAGATGTTTTCCCAATTAGGAGTGCTCTAAAAGAAAGAGTGAGAAAG GGACAAAGAGAATTGCTGATCGACTGGGAGCCTTGTGCAGCATG A
- the LOC135757938 gene encoding uncharacterized protein isoform X1, whose product MVSNTKKCPNCPQVMPCATKVCKACGAEQPKKARLMKRLQALDKKKGEWVSNLKKNHNEAAMRDEAIILLEKLHAMGYKPLLLLQKKGNGKKPKIASLTPRCELDPLATQHLSKMAAFYELVCAGWKACEDTVLTLTLTPCDEQGTSGEARPEILVEEAEPEGLMEEAELEGPAVELTGLVAKAELEGPGVQAEGLVEKAGLEGHVEKAGLKGLMKEVEVKSPGIEDEGLMEEVGLEGSTMKNKDLVEEAELEGPAVETACLLEKVALKIPAVEAEALVEEAGEEDLPKKGSTGKRKQKSEAEMDKSKKKKKNCAYHTGLDVFPIRSALKERVRKGQRELLIDWEPCAACGKQWTPTWEPKESFV is encoded by the exons ATGGTTTCTAATACAAAgaaatgccccaactgccccCAGGTCATGCCCTGTGCCACTAAGGTTTGTAAGGCCTGTGGGGCAGAGCAGCCCAAGAAGGCTCGCCTGATGAAGAGGCTGCAGGCCCTTGATAAGAAGAAGGGGGAGTGGGTTAGCAATCTTAAAAAAAACCACAATGAGGCAGCCATGCGGGATGAAGCCATCATTTTG CTTGAGAAGCTTCATGCAATGGGCTACAAGCCACTACTCCTCCTTCAGAAGAAAGGCAATGGAAAGAAGCCTAAAATAGCTTCCCTCACCCCAAGATGCGAGCTGGACCCGCTGGCAACACAACACCTCAGCAAAATGGCAGCTTTTTATGAGTTGGTTTGTGCAG GTTGGAAGGCGTGTGAGGACACTGTCCTCACCCTGACCCTCACCCCCTGTGACGAGCAGGGGACCTCAGGAGAGGCGAGGCCAGAAATTCTTGTGGAAGAGGCAGAGCCGGAAGGCCTCATGGAGGAGGCGGAGCTGGAAGGCCCCGCTGTGGAGTTGACAGGCCTTGTGGCGAAGGCGGAGCTGGAAGGTCCTGGTGTACAGGCAGAAGGCCTCGTGGAGAAGGCGGGGCTGGAAGGCCACGTGGAGAAGGCGGGGCTGAAAGGCCTCATGAAGGAGGTGGAGGTGAAAAGCCCCGGAATAGAGGATGAAGGCCTTATGGAGGAGGTGGGGCTGGAAGGGTCCACTATGAAGAATAAAGACCTTGTGGAGGAGGCGGAGCTGGAAGGCCCCGCTGTGGAGACGGCATGCCTTTTGGAGAAGGTGGCGCTAAAAATCCCTGCTGTGGAGGCTGAAGCCCTTGTGGAGGAGGCGGGTGAAGAAGATCTACCTAAAAAAG GGTCAACAGGGAAGAGAAAGCAGAAGTCAG AGGCAGAAATggataaaagcaaaaaaaaaaaaaaaa ATTGCGCCTACCACACAGGCCTAGATGTTTTCCCAATTAGGAGTGCTCTAAAAGAAAGAGTGAGAAAG GGACAAAGAGAATTGCTGATCGACTGGGAGCCTTGTGCAGCATG TGGGAAACAATGGACTCCTACTTGGGAGCCCAAGGAgtcatttgtttaa
- the LOC135757938 gene encoding uncharacterized protein isoform X3: MSWFVQVCLVIPDNTLQIWLTQTELQNKSWKACEDTVLTLTLTPCDEQGTSGEARPEILVEEAEPEGLMEEAELEGPAVELTGLVAKAELEGPGVQAEGLVEKAGLEGHVEKAGLKGLMKEVEVKSPGIEDEGLMEEVGLEGSTMKNKDLVEEAELEGPAVETACLLEKVALKIPAVEAEALVEEAGEEDLPKKGSTGKRKQKSEAEMDKSKKKKKNCAYHTGLDVFPIRSALKERVRKGQRELLIDWEPCAACGKQWTPTWEPKESFV; this comes from the exons ATGAGTTGGTTTGTGCAG GTGTGTCTTGTTATCCCTGATAACACACTACAGATATGGCTGACACAGACAGAACTTCAAAATAAGA GTTGGAAGGCGTGTGAGGACACTGTCCTCACCCTGACCCTCACCCCCTGTGACGAGCAGGGGACCTCAGGAGAGGCGAGGCCAGAAATTCTTGTGGAAGAGGCAGAGCCGGAAGGCCTCATGGAGGAGGCGGAGCTGGAAGGCCCCGCTGTGGAGTTGACAGGCCTTGTGGCGAAGGCGGAGCTGGAAGGTCCTGGTGTACAGGCAGAAGGCCTCGTGGAGAAGGCGGGGCTGGAAGGCCACGTGGAGAAGGCGGGGCTGAAAGGCCTCATGAAGGAGGTGGAGGTGAAAAGCCCCGGAATAGAGGATGAAGGCCTTATGGAGGAGGTGGGGCTGGAAGGGTCCACTATGAAGAATAAAGACCTTGTGGAGGAGGCGGAGCTGGAAGGCCCCGCTGTGGAGACGGCATGCCTTTTGGAGAAGGTGGCGCTAAAAATCCCTGCTGTGGAGGCTGAAGCCCTTGTGGAGGAGGCGGGTGAAGAAGATCTACCTAAAAAAG GGTCAACAGGGAAGAGAAAGCAGAAGTCAG AGGCAGAAATggataaaagcaaaaaaaaaaaaaaaa ATTGCGCCTACCACACAGGCCTAGATGTTTTCCCAATTAGGAGTGCTCTAAAAGAAAGAGTGAGAAAG GGACAAAGAGAATTGCTGATCGACTGGGAGCCTTGTGCAGCATG TGGGAAACAATGGACTCCTACTTGGGAGCCCAAGGAgtcatttgtttaa